Proteins encoded together in one Coffea arabica cultivar ET-39 chromosome 2c, Coffea Arabica ET-39 HiFi, whole genome shotgun sequence window:
- the LOC113726900 gene encoding E3 ubiquitin-protein ligase ATL4-like → MSFLYPPPPPPPITTASPGGSSSTTIVIPHPQYDSSIHPDVMNDTSPSPSPSASIIIVIIVIASAIIVSASIYLLLRFLSRRCHRTFRTFSSTSVADDVVLQNRRISVSGCVDDRRVADSSLFDSLPLFTFGSVTGKLAAGDCAVCLSKFEPQDQLRLLPLCCHAFHAHCIDTWLASNLTCPLCRIAVNASDADVLSKIIASSEGTQRNNDMNSNGNNNVNRSGSFRVEIGSISSRRGTSDTSGDGRRSYSIGSFDYIVDDGCEVPVDSTHHRGVSDCTSTDKESFGIPVTGPPGESLAAEVAGGRSWLRDYVDRLSSFSFSSRTMSFRSSGRYMFGSSRRNDVVVPVADLEANPNPIGEEIGEYFRWLSGV, encoded by the coding sequence atGTCCTTTTTATATCCACCGCCACCTCCTCCCCCAATCACAACCGCCAGCCCCGGCGGCTCATCTTCCACCACGATCGTCATCCCTCATCCTCAGTACGACAGCTCCATTCACCCTGACGTCATGAACGACACCTCaccttccccttccccctctGCCTCCATCATCATCGTCATCATCGTCATTGCTTCTGCTATTATCGTCTCCGCCTCCATCTACCTCCTTCTCCGCTTCCTCTCCCGCCGTTGCCACCGCACTTTCCGCACATTTTCTTCCACTTCAGTCGCGGATGACGTCGTGTTGCAGAACCGGCGAATTTCGGTTTCTGGATGCGTAGACGACCGTCGTGTAGCGGATAGCAGCTTGTTCGACTCGTTGCCGCTTTTCACTTTCGGCTCCGTCACGGGAAAGCTCGCCGCCGGGGATTGCGCTGTCTGCCTTTCGAAATTTGAGCCCCAGGATCAACTCCGACTGCTACCTCTGTGTTGTCACGCGTTTCATGCTCATTGTATTGACACGTGGCTTGCCTCCAACTTGACTTGTCCGCTCTGCCGGATTGCCGTAAATGCATCAGATGCCGACGTACTCAGCAAAATCATCGCCTCCTCTGAAGGTACTCAGAGGAACAATGATATGAATAGCAATGGAAATAACAACGTGAACAGAAGCGGCAGTTTCAGGGTCGAGATAGGTAGTATCAGTAGCCGGCGAGGAACATCTGACACCTCGGGAGACGGTCGGAGGTCCTATTCTATCGGTTCATTTGATTACATCGTCGACGACGGATGTGAGGTTCCGGTTGACTCGACGCATCACAGAGGCGTCTCTGATTGTACTTCGACGGATAAGGAGTCCTTTGGCATTCCCGTTACTGGTCCTCCGGGAGAGAGTTTGGCTGCAGAGGTGGCCGGCGGTCGGAGTTGGCTTAGAGATTACGTGGACAGGTTGAGTTCTTTCTCGTTCTCTTCTCGTACCATGTCGTTCCGGAGCTCCGGGAGGTACATGTTCGGAAGCAGTCGCCGGAACGACGTGGTCGTCCCAGTCGCCGACTTGGAGGCGAATCCGAATCCAATAGGGGAGGAGATTGGCGAGTATTTTCGGTGGCTATCAGGGGtatga